In Ascaphus truei isolate aAscTru1 chromosome 2, aAscTru1.hap1, whole genome shotgun sequence, the genomic stretch tatgaatgcaaccttgcttacatgtataggtttagtagtgaatgctcatgtgcttcacatattacacataaaacagcatgtttgctatctcttggaacagctagcagtgtaggaaactggtgcttatattattattaattcacctcatatcttttatatgtttttcaagggcggacaagtgcagcaagcaaaaaagaaatgtgggacacaatagtcattggtgtcaatgcctgtgggaatcgtgtcagggacaagtatcattgtcggaaaagatttgatgatattaggtccaaattgaaaaagaaaatacaagaccaacgcgtgcatgctactggcactggaggtgggcccacaccacaacgtctcatattgactccattggaggagctgcttcggccaaaattacttaccgtcgtcgtggaaggcttggctggtgaccgtgacattggaatttatccgtcacaatttccagcaggtgataaatattactgtactaggcgtgtcgttgcttacacttattttgcatatttacactgctttttatactgtcttcacaatataagcatacctgcatctatatatgtatatgtctgattctgtatatatatatatctcaaaatagacatatatgtagtagtcctactaaaagcagtaactaatatagcacgtgccattgcgtgctcatttacatgtgaattcccaaaaagcatagctgcagtggaagcaattgatggtgggcgaagatggggaacaacagggtagtacacatgtgtaacacatgttaatcagaaattattactagctacaggtacagaacagaaatatgtagaatattattgtgtattttatttattttactccgacaaacatgacattactgcctattttaagcatgcatcaaatatattgcatgcaacggcctacaaacatcacttgcactaacacatctatagttgtttatgaaaaggtccatttttgctttaactcatatacagacagcataatgaggcacacgtatcatattttatgtcattgttttcataacttaaaaactgcacacgactatttagctcatctaccattgtgttaaagcagctgcaattaatatctcatcacagcatacacttcaacagagggggtggggttcagcacacacactaattgcagcctcattttagggtcaacttagttcacaccattttcacctgtttcaagtaattgaaaggtgtggctgattaggctttttggggaagggaataccgttattacaacctgactagcacaactgaagttaatcacactcatttgaaagcttcactttagctactaaatgccccaacaactcattacttatcaaagcgtacgtcacacattagttcactcatatctatagttgaactactatcaacgacacattatcacacactgcatgtgttgtcttgttgagtcacagccacattcaggtgtgccacatcttcgattaatgtaccacacatatcctctaccaaaaacaacactttttgcaatatgaccaccttcatgataaccattgtgaatggtcatctcatgatagttatgtacattatgatactgatatcactacacaacatatgattttaaggtacaaatttaatctatttatcctcacgcattactgcagaaacatagtatgttgtatgttagggaactcaaaacttctaagtacacaggcatgtacagtgttattacaactatttatgttcactttcacacacattttcggttaaggaactgatgttgttagttaatcataaatacagaacatacaataagtgtttgttcaatatttacacatgtaaatgtcaaacttatgttattgttatatatagttgcccctggaggacatgtgtcacctgagatggaacaagtgtcttcacctgggtcagccagctcaacacaactacaaggtgagtgtatcagttggtggccatataatatgtgctcttctatatgttatgttgtcatgttcattatttgttttgcacatcttctttaaataggattacttagtgtcagtgaaaattaagtgtaaggcaacatgtattgtgttagtgatgtgaactatcatgtaggacttctgagtttagagcaacttttcattcattcatatttcatactgagtccaaacattattcgtaagtcaaggtagtttttaatgtgaggttataaaacgtatgctaacatgttaggtgttacttaggacacagtacaattacatagtaacacagcatacattaacatgccatttaataatgtgtacatttctttttagaacatcatggtgatgaggatgatgaggatgatgaggatgacgccgcagaagagactgaaatacaatcaagtgaccatgaagaggtgccaatagaaactgttgtaccgccaaatcgtccatcaacttccacatacgatgcaattgtagcttcagagggaaaaatagtggacgcagaaaatcgtcgccattcagacatgatgacagtgctggaaaggatgattggactgcaggaagaaacagtatcacaattggcacatctccacagagtcttcattgaagtgcctaaacagttgcaaaaaatcaacacctcattcgaagcattagttgttcagcaaacccaagctaattactggagaatgactaatgtaccccaattcaacacctcacaggctggATCATTACATGCTGGCCActtctcaccacattcatctgatcttcagtcaccaggtcccaatgttaccggtcaagtagcacacattggtgtgcaggttcctgacgacatcctaccgctgccatctgtactacatcaccagctgacacctacaaaggaggccacaaaaacacaacagcacaagcagttagtactgaccaggaaagatgaaacggaccaaccatgtgttgtgcacggtgtaccaacttgctcacatgtgtcactgcccacaagccctgttggtgaacagtcactgcccaaaagccctgtaggtgagtcactgcccacaagccctgtaggtgagtcactgcccaaaagccctgtaggtgagtcactgcccacaagccctgtaggtgagtcactgcccataagccctgcccgtgaagtgccagaggccactcaaagtggctctgttgtggcgaaagttggtggcaaacgaaaaaaaaaaatgcaagagacaacaagcaggcctgttactcgctcacaaaaggaacaaaaaaaataaatgttataattcactcaaTATGTCTCtgcccttgttttgttgacttcacattatctaattaatattgtatgtatgctgaagactgtgttgtttccaaactttcaactatgttcttgtacacgtgaagttttggaaatgttaacactcaattaatgaatagtgttataaatatttatgtattaatcgtctgttcagtaatgttccacctggaaccagttgcaaagtttagagaagctgccattgactttgcagcaaaacattgcatttgggtgtgttaattgatgtaagaattgcatatgcatattagtcacatgcaattataaaaacacctaagtaactgcaaacatctttcttgtacgtgtacagcaggattatgtgtaaattattacttacctttgccttgcttgggcattctaattttgtcctttcatcatttgtgtgttcttgtttcaataacatctcagaatgtataataatatatatacacacacacacacacacacacacacacacacactgagtgtgtgtgtgtgtgtgtgtgtgtgtgtgtgtgtgtgtgtgtgtgtgtgtgtgtgtgtgtgtgtgtgtgtgtatatatatatatatatatatatatatatatatatatatatatagtactatataaactggtatacatgtattttacaaactaatacacttcatgcttccttgtgaaagcacactattttaataatacaggcctaatgtttgagaaatatcctaagtatgagactctaacagtattgtgcttaaacaaatgtttattacttcattcaatcatgtttctcaccatttaaataggtttcatacaaggtatacttactgccatcaatgttgtgtgtactcctgcaatattaaaaaaaaaaaaatataatatataaatatatatatatttttataagagagatatatttatatatatatatatacacacgtatttaaactcatgcagacagggagttaaccagactttcacatacacacagaaatgtaagcggggaaaaaacatttctttttgcaggtgtgtgtttttactgatatgcctggctaagaactattttcacacagtggtctttgttagttttcaaaaaaacactatgtgaacgaattcaaagtctagggatgtttttcagaaacgagataaaagaaggagaaatgtttctcccacagtcccatatcactaaccacaactgttaacccaattagatttacaaatccaattggcgtttgaaataaggagtcaaagtagttagttttgatgaccttgacaaggaaaaacaggagtttgttagccattcagcacattcattttgatgagcaaataacacagacctgcacacagcttttgtgctactcagacatggctgatgaattcgttaccaatattaatccccttttagggtataagtacatgatctgtgaagccatcttgaacagtcgcggacagaaagcaagcacacgccaaatcgatgatttcattcgagcaaaatatccttattaccaagaccgtaagcatgcacggaattttaattcctcaataagattcactttatcaagtaatgacttttttgaacgtgaccaggataagctacaacacacctatggtttctggaagattgcccaggaaaaacaatttctcctgaaagacggaacttatattgtcgtgaaaggcatatttattcctaatggcaatagcaatgtatccgctactactgatccgtttgaatcgatacatgctgcaatatctgcagcctccattcctgaaacccacattgtacaagaacaaaagtactatgattatgtaccaagcctttcagctgaaaatgcattggaatgggaacccgaagaaatgaacctacctcccgaccaattatttgaagaaagcagtggcgattcctatgagcgcttcctggaggagatatgtgtcatactggattcagcggttgggtcaagcgtggatgaaaatgccttgcatttctggagcgaccagttgcagccaggcgaagagttaattctagaagaatggtaaatataacaatcgttatgcgttgactctgcgtttaaaattttattttttttgtaaccaccattttcactttcaatgcgtggatacagcgtaacattgcagactgcataacatgtagcgatcacaaacaaattgtttcctaatacaatatagtagaacctgaaagagtagtacacattgctgacggaataaatatacgtactttcctatccctttaaacatattagcaacatttttccataactctaacacatacctgttttgttatcatgcaacatctacaacattgaaaaccgggtccaccacgtatgacgtgggacccttgtcatgggccaaggcgtccttaaaaaggattacggatgtaagtcccgcccccaagcgacgtgcgcgcctcaaagcctattggctgtcatgttttgttatagtaacggtaactgcagtgtgtgatgcgtgcggctcagtgtttgtaggcgtaccctgggcgttagccgaatgttaattgagtgggaggagtgttagcgtgcgtttcacgctggcttaacatgacgtcacacgtattgcatttgcgcattgtgttatcggccgtcctttctgtccaaacacgtctggtttaaaagaatacagatgtactcgtttagaatgattttagtttcatcttcattgtatttgaaataaagatgtgatgtttactggtattttctacatgtattgaacgcacaacgttcgctttgttttgcgcatgcgctaacagttagtggagccaagcgtgaagtgcgtgcgcacactaagatgtgcgcgcacatttttcagtatacaggcaacgttcacttcatatacatagttatggctgctacaaatgataataaaaattacatactgatgtacacttgtagttgtaacatataaatgagtgacgtgtgtatgtacacaatcatatagagctgtgtaacgcgttgtcacggatacatatatagtaaggtgccatatttgaccatcatgtgtttgctgtatttcagagatgtcggggaagatacaatcggatcaatgtatgatttcagaagagtctacctttatatgagatgattgtgaggaggagccaccgactactatactacatatggaactaattttatattgcttgcagcgcttattaacaaacaattaaaaaagtgatacccttatgcctatattgcataagcacttaattaacataatgatgttgcaaaatagtgcctcttgaatttttcttgagtgttctttaatgactactaacattttatgacatggtgtgttttttatataacaaccattcccactctgctaacacatttgtgtattctattgtgtaatggaacgtatgactgtcgaaactatgtaacaataataataataataatatgagcatgttcatgtatagggctgctagttgtacgcagcgatttacagacacatgtttcagcctgaggtccctggcccgtggaacgtacaaatgtttttttgccgcatgaggcacagggagataaagtgacttggccaaggtcacaaggagcccacaccgggaattgaaccagactcccctgcttcaaactatcagtgccagtgtgtgtctttactcactgagccactccttctcccaatgtaaaggacacttacaaccaagtagccatttatatttaaaatctcttgttacatgggtatgtagataaaatggtttgggactgtagcaaataatgttactggccagatgttatggtcccctccaatgcatgatgttctgaatatgacatcaccatcatgttatgaagtacgtttctgtgtatatttcattaacctaactaactatagtttacggtgtttattaatcgtttaaaaatacatagtatagtcaatatgatgatataagctaccataataaagctggtgttatcatttgtcggtgttatacatggatcctacaccaattgatagagacacaaacagttgtcttaaaaagtgtgtctatgctagtgatgaatgtgctcccgtaagtaaacaaataagtacagttatccccttttctccaaacacctctatattacattaatggaaattataaggaaacatacataaaatgtgatgaaatgtgagtaatcattttgtaatacaatgcacatgaaacctcaagagtagctaaatgcatacagtatacatgatacagaaagtacatatatgtaacatttgtgtttaaaccaatatgttgggtttttagttcaaataattataggaagattgaggtagccacatcttatgagagatgtcagcaaatatacataccatgatcagtcatactgcaaatatacctataatgcaaaggaacaatatataacttgcaaacattgacatgccatcttcagtaccgtaaagaacacatcaaagtgtgtatttggtgttaaatgtgcaacaccatgtatatttaatgacattcaaaatgtaaatcagcctggtgtacacatcatctggatgtacatgttacactgcaccaataacattgtatgtaagcatactagaagcatgaatgagtatgggcataatatgtgttttgtcttagcataaggaataacacaatgctaaaatattattgctttgttacccaagttgtattcacatacacacaactaaagtacaattgaagagggattctataacctgtgcaacaataacataccggtgccacatccctttgtgcacacagcagagaaaagaaaggtgtgcaacccatattcatctgtgtcctaccagaagggtatataaaaaaacattcttgttaagataacataa encodes the following:
- the LOC142488175 gene encoding uncharacterized protein LOC142488175 encodes the protein MMQFKGIKIGEKETKIALFMDDLFLFMSNPEEAIERICQVFEEFGKFSGFKVNTAKTEILILSSKNNMKWEGKYPFKEFKVSPGKDAGFFSDMERQGDLNTGPVGECEQSSAVYTRRYLGKYNKRALSLAVLKYGKLERSQFAPGGHVSPEMEQVSSPGSASSTQLQEHHGDEDDEDDEDDAAEETEIQSSDHEEVPIETVVPPNRPSTSTYDAIVASEGKIVDAENRRHSDMMTVLERMIGLQEETVSQLAHLHRVFIEVPKQLQKINTSFEALVVQQTQANYWRMTNVPQFNTSQAGSLHAGHFSPHSSDLQSPGPNVTGQVAHIGVQVPDDILPLPSVLHHQLTPTKEATKTQQHKQLVLTRKDETDQPCVVHGVPTCSHVSLPTSPVGEQSLPKSPVGESLPTSPVGESLPKSPVGESLPTSPVGESLPISPAREVPEATQSGSVVAKVGGKRKKKMQETTSREEKLEQLEVEIELVQNNLKPFVESREFMELDELVNKRVIDHEKELIEAGLRHTAGSPSLAELPL